Proteins encoded together in one Variovorax paradoxus window:
- a CDS encoding M23 family metallopeptidase, with amino-acid sequence MAVAVACLAVPAWAIAEACDDSAWPATLAARALQFPVDGIRPETVRDTFLDGRLGRRHEALDIMAPRGTAVRAVEDGKLVKLFESKPGGLTVYQFDPAGQLAYYYAHLDRYAEGLHEGMQLRRGDLIGYVGTTGNAAPDAPHLHFAVFVLGPERQWWKGEALNPYCAWHAAR; translated from the coding sequence ATGGCGGTGGCTGTGGCTTGCCTCGCCGTGCCAGCCTGGGCGATTGCAGAGGCTTGTGACGACAGTGCCTGGCCAGCGACACTCGCCGCCCGCGCGCTGCAGTTTCCTGTCGATGGCATCCGGCCCGAAACCGTCCGCGACACGTTCCTGGACGGACGCCTCGGCCGCCGCCATGAGGCGCTCGACATCATGGCCCCGCGCGGGACCGCTGTGCGCGCCGTCGAAGACGGCAAGCTGGTCAAACTGTTCGAAAGCAAGCCGGGCGGACTCACCGTCTATCAATTCGACCCGGCAGGCCAACTTGCCTACTACTACGCGCACCTGGATCGTTATGCGGAAGGCCTGCATGAAGGCATGCAGCTTCGGCGTGGCGACCTGATCGGATATGTCGGAACGACTGGCAACGCCGCGCCCGACGCACCACACTTGCATTTCGCGGTATTTGTGCTCGGTCCGGAAAGGCAATGGTGGAAGGGCGAAGCGCTGAACCCGTATTGCGCATGGCACGCCGCGCGATGA
- a CDS encoding sensor histidine kinase: MSDATTLQRSSSPAPSSKDEAARLNKIIRALMDRAERSANAQGSDFNLFQTTIMLEEQVHSRTAELEAALRENEQVNRVLRKTQADLVAAARSAGMAEIATNVLHNVGNVLNSVNVSAGLILSGVRASKMEGLARAARLMNEHADDLGTYLATDAKGKMLPGYLMQLTPLLVAEQRTAVDELVMLAKSVDHIKEIIAAQQAHAGASQLIEPIRIHELVEDALRMNAAGPSRHQVVMENELAQIPELPLDRGRVLQVLTNLLRNAEQAMEGAPDDSARLMLHAELLGDQTLRIRVSDTGVGIAPENLARVFVHGFTTKKDGHGFGLHSAAIAAREMGGTLAARSDGPGMGATFTLELPIGKPREMS; the protein is encoded by the coding sequence ATGTCTGATGCGACGACGCTGCAGCGCTCCAGCTCGCCAGCCCCCTCCTCGAAAGACGAGGCTGCCCGGCTCAACAAGATCATCCGGGCACTGATGGACCGTGCCGAACGCAGCGCGAACGCGCAGGGCTCCGACTTCAATCTCTTCCAGACCACGATCATGCTGGAGGAGCAGGTGCACAGCCGAACCGCGGAACTGGAAGCGGCGCTGCGCGAGAACGAGCAGGTCAACCGGGTGCTGCGCAAGACACAGGCCGACCTGGTGGCGGCGGCACGCTCGGCCGGGATGGCCGAGATCGCCACCAACGTTCTGCACAACGTGGGCAATGTGCTCAACAGCGTCAACGTTTCGGCGGGCCTGATCCTTTCCGGGGTTCGCGCATCCAAGATGGAAGGGCTTGCGCGTGCGGCGCGCCTGATGAACGAGCATGCAGACGACCTGGGCACGTACCTGGCGACCGATGCCAAGGGAAAGATGCTTCCGGGATATCTGATGCAGTTGACGCCGCTGCTGGTGGCGGAGCAGCGCACTGCCGTTGACGAACTCGTGATGCTGGCCAAGAGCGTCGACCACATCAAGGAGATCATCGCCGCCCAGCAGGCCCATGCCGGGGCCTCCCAACTGATCGAGCCGATACGGATCCATGAGCTTGTCGAGGATGCACTGCGCATGAATGCCGCAGGCCCGTCGCGCCATCAGGTGGTGATGGAGAACGAGTTGGCACAGATTCCCGAATTGCCGCTGGACAGGGGGCGGGTCCTGCAAGTGCTGACGAACCTGTTGCGCAACGCCGAACAAGCCATGGAGGGAGCGCCCGACGACAGCGCTCGGCTCATGCTGCATGCAGAGCTCCTCGGAGATCAGACACTGCGCATCCGCGTCTCGGACACGGGAGTGGGCATCGCTCCCGAAAACCTGGCGCGGGTCTTCGTGCATGGTTTCACCACCAAGAAGGACGGCCACGGCTTCGGGCTGCACAGCGCGGCCATCGCGGCGCGGGAGATGGGCGGCACGCTGGCGGCCCGTAGCGACGGACCCGGCATGGGTGCGACGTTCACGCTGGAACTGCCGATCGGCAAGCCGAGAGAAATGTCATGA
- a CDS encoding sensor histidine kinase, with protein sequence MLEADPPHLDGARETLKRTLRDGNRAAEVITRLRALFGQGDLALEPLDLNETTREVLGLLASDLERNEVILELRLDEALPSIAGVRIQLQQVMLNLIRNASEAMAEVHDRPRQLVIETGAEEGDRVRVRVADSGVGLGSQNLHKPFEAFYSTKRTGMGVGLSVSRSIIERHNGRLWAEPNDGHGATFLMSIPRHPDSPLSRLL encoded by the coding sequence ATGCTGGAGGCGGATCCGCCGCATCTCGATGGCGCCCGCGAGACCCTCAAGCGCACGCTTCGAGACGGCAACCGGGCTGCCGAGGTGATCACGCGATTGCGTGCACTGTTCGGTCAGGGCGATCTCGCCCTGGAACCGCTCGACCTCAACGAGACGACGCGCGAGGTGCTGGGGCTGCTGGCCAGCGACCTCGAACGCAACGAGGTGATCCTCGAGCTCCGCCTGGATGAAGCGCTGCCGTCCATCGCGGGCGTACGCATCCAGCTTCAGCAGGTCATGCTCAACCTGATTCGCAATGCCTCGGAGGCCATGGCCGAAGTTCATGACCGGCCGCGCCAGCTCGTTATCGAGACCGGGGCCGAGGAGGGCGATCGCGTGCGTGTGCGCGTGGCGGATTCGGGCGTGGGCCTGGGCAGCCAGAACTTGCACAAGCCCTTCGAGGCTTTCTATTCCACCAAGCGCACCGGCATGGGCGTGGGGCTGTCGGTCAGCCGTTCGATCATCGAGCGACACAACGGCCGGCTGTGGGCCGAACCCAACGACGGTCACGGCGCCACGTTCCTGATGTCGATCCCTCGCCACCCGGATTCTCCGCTCTCGAGATTGCTTTGA
- a CDS encoding putative bifunctional diguanylate cyclase/phosphodiesterase, whose product MADSPSSRRSPSLRAEIALGFGVVIALMLALGIAFHLGEQRSATAIEKLLDRDNRMVELSLRSSLAMYKARDAERDLLLSMEQLGMAQASAQLLPALRNHLRDMRADLASLRDLSSDPLLKSEVDQIETQIQQYESGFLAFLAQDRKEGSPGSTQGFRQAHAAAAAGIESSVETLHAAATRQAFQTRRDVERAAAFSRWAAVALVALAALLGMVAARVISHRIMGSIEQLIDFSRRVGAGDFNARVPQGRTDEFGVLASAMNQMAEAIENSEVLLQGSADHLKHQATHDELTGLPNRVLLEDRLRQAISYADRYGRLMTVVFINLDGFKLVNDSLSHRAGDELLKIMAGRMSECLRSVDTVVRTSGDEFVIILYDQPGNGTQVAQALQRLLDDIARPVQVDGHEVQVTGSLGVATYPADGADADALLMNAEAAMYRAKSSGRNNFQFYAEEMNRATRDKLSMREGLRHAVARGELYLVYQPQVEMGSGRVTGVEALVRWQHPEQGLVSPVQFIPLAEETGLIVPIGEWVLRTACFQNKAWQEAGLPAFSVSVNVSARQFKERTLIEQIARALKDSGLEARFLELELTESMVMEDLEKALESMQALRATGVQFSIDDFGTGYSSLSALKRFPIARLKIDRAFVRDIPGDEEDKAIAKAIISLGHELNLKVIAEGVETEEQLEFLRAHGCDEMQGYLFSPPVPPTELPALIEHASFRGTPMSVES is encoded by the coding sequence TTGGCCGACTCTCCATCGTCGAGAAGATCGCCCAGCCTGCGGGCGGAGATCGCACTCGGCTTCGGCGTCGTCATCGCGCTGATGCTCGCGTTGGGCATCGCTTTCCATCTCGGCGAACAGCGCTCCGCAACTGCCATCGAGAAGCTGCTGGACCGTGACAACCGGATGGTGGAGTTGAGCCTGCGCAGTTCGCTTGCGATGTACAAGGCGCGCGACGCGGAGAGGGACCTCCTGCTGTCGATGGAGCAGCTTGGGATGGCGCAGGCGAGCGCGCAGTTGCTGCCGGCCTTGAGGAATCATCTGCGGGACATGAGGGCAGATCTCGCCAGTCTTCGTGACCTCTCGAGCGACCCGCTGCTAAAAAGTGAGGTCGACCAGATCGAGACCCAGATCCAGCAATACGAGAGCGGATTTCTCGCGTTCCTCGCGCAGGATCGCAAGGAGGGGTCGCCAGGTTCGACACAGGGGTTCCGCCAAGCCCATGCCGCCGCGGCTGCTGGCATCGAGTCCTCGGTCGAGACCTTGCATGCCGCTGCGACCCGGCAGGCCTTTCAAACGCGCCGCGACGTCGAACGCGCAGCCGCATTCTCGCGATGGGCCGCCGTTGCGTTGGTCGCCCTGGCTGCCCTTCTGGGCATGGTGGCCGCGCGGGTCATCTCTCATCGCATCATGGGTTCCATCGAGCAGCTCATCGATTTTTCCCGGCGCGTCGGCGCGGGAGACTTCAATGCGAGAGTGCCGCAAGGCCGCACGGATGAATTCGGCGTCCTCGCGAGCGCGATGAACCAGATGGCCGAGGCGATCGAGAATTCCGAGGTGCTCCTGCAGGGCAGCGCCGACCACCTGAAGCACCAGGCCACGCACGATGAATTGACGGGGCTTCCGAACCGGGTGCTGCTGGAAGACCGTCTCAGGCAGGCCATTTCGTATGCCGACAGATATGGACGGCTGATGACCGTGGTGTTTATCAACCTCGACGGCTTCAAGCTGGTCAACGACAGCTTGAGCCATAGGGCGGGGGACGAATTGCTGAAGATCATGGCAGGGCGGATGAGCGAGTGCCTGCGCAGCGTGGACACGGTCGTGCGGACGAGCGGCGACGAATTCGTGATCATTTTGTACGACCAGCCCGGCAACGGGACGCAAGTCGCGCAGGCCTTGCAGCGGTTGCTCGACGACATTGCCCGCCCGGTCCAGGTCGATGGCCACGAGGTCCAGGTCACCGGCAGCCTCGGGGTGGCCACCTATCCTGCAGACGGGGCCGACGCCGACGCGTTGCTCATGAACGCCGAAGCTGCCATGTACCGCGCCAAGTCGTCAGGCCGGAACAATTTCCAGTTCTATGCGGAGGAGATGAACCGCGCGACGCGCGACAAGCTCTCGATGCGGGAGGGTTTGCGCCATGCCGTTGCGCGCGGCGAGCTCTACCTCGTGTATCAGCCTCAGGTGGAGATGGGATCGGGCCGAGTGACAGGTGTCGAGGCATTGGTCCGATGGCAGCATCCTGAGCAGGGCCTGGTCTCTCCGGTGCAATTCATTCCGCTGGCAGAAGAGACCGGCCTCATCGTTCCCATCGGCGAATGGGTGCTGCGCACCGCCTGCTTCCAGAACAAGGCCTGGCAGGAGGCCGGGTTGCCCGCCTTCAGCGTCTCTGTCAATGTGTCCGCCCGGCAGTTCAAGGAGCGGACCTTGATCGAACAGATCGCGCGGGCGCTCAAGGACAGCGGGCTCGAGGCCCGTTTTCTTGAACTGGAGCTGACCGAAAGCATGGTCATGGAAGACCTGGAGAAGGCCCTGGAGTCGATGCAGGCCCTGCGCGCGACGGGCGTGCAGTTCTCGATCGACGATTTCGGAACCGGCTACTCAAGCCTGAGTGCGCTCAAGCGCTTTCCGATTGCCAGGCTGAAGATCGACCGCGCCTTCGTGCGCGACATTCCCGGCGACGAAGAGGACAAAGCCATCGCCAAGGCCATCATTTCACTGGGGCATGAGCTCAATCTCAAGGTCATCGCCGAAGGCGTCGAAACCGAGGAACAGCTGGAATTCCTGCGCGCCCATGGCTGCGACGAAATGCAGGGCTACCTGTTCAGCCCGCCGGTGCCGCCCACCGAACTGCCCGCGTTGATCGAACATGCCAGTTTCCGAGGAACCCCGATGTCCGTGGAGAGTTGA
- a CDS encoding putative bifunctional diguanylate cyclase/phosphodiesterase: MSKPQNRRILLADDTPAIHEDFRKILLTEAAAPELDDMEAALFGTAVRKSEVEFVLHSAYQGQEAVAKVREALDADQPYAMAFIDMRMPPGWDGVETIEQLWLVDPRLQIVICTAYADQSWVEVFERLDARDRLLVLKKPFDPIEARQLASALTMKWQMTEDAAFKLNQLEQAVEERTRELSDANIIVQNSPTILYRLRGEPTFPLIYISHNITKFGHDPASLMANPDWADVLIDPADRAGVADAMARVLEKDAEGASIEYRLCTGDGTRRWVENRYVPVRDKEGRLIEVEGIVIDITERKAAEEQLARLARTDGLTGLANRATLTERLHQAHAAARRGSMPFALHCLDLDHFKPVNDTFGHPAGDLLLREVAQRLKSCTRETDLVARLGGDEFAVLQSEMGEPATAGALAAKIQAELARPYMLNGNEVHVSASIGICPFIQGSESPDEMLAQADAALYRSKEEGRNQYRFHSEELDLEVRARVALGEDLKKAIEREELELYYQPQVELSSGKIVGVEALLRWHHPQQGLLDAAAFVPIAERTGGIVLLGRWVLDQACRQMSLWREQGVAPPLVAINLSLGQLRKGAELVRDVVDCLAKWQLDASVLEFDVTESTLAQMTWTHNDVLPQLRALGARIAIDDFGTEYSSFEYLRTYRVNHLKIAQSMLKRAIDDPDSAATVRAIMNLAREARIGIIVEGLETEAQRAFLGSAGATTLAQGYYFSGAVVANEAGDFLRSGTMAQSESSKAENLEPPLEEARA, encoded by the coding sequence ATGAGCAAGCCGCAGAACCGCCGCATCCTTCTCGCGGACGACACGCCTGCCATTCACGAGGACTTCCGGAAAATTCTCCTGACGGAGGCCGCCGCACCGGAGCTGGACGACATGGAGGCCGCGCTGTTTGGCACCGCCGTCAGGAAGAGCGAGGTGGAGTTCGTCCTGCACAGCGCCTACCAGGGGCAAGAAGCGGTTGCCAAGGTGCGCGAGGCACTGGACGCGGACCAGCCCTACGCCATGGCCTTCATCGACATGCGCATGCCCCCGGGCTGGGACGGCGTGGAGACGATCGAGCAGCTGTGGCTGGTGGACCCGCGCCTGCAGATCGTCATTTGCACCGCTTATGCGGACCAGTCGTGGGTGGAAGTGTTCGAGCGCCTGGACGCGCGCGACCGCCTGCTGGTGCTCAAGAAGCCGTTCGACCCGATCGAGGCGCGCCAGCTCGCCAGCGCGCTCACCATGAAGTGGCAGATGACGGAAGACGCCGCGTTCAAGCTCAACCAGCTCGAGCAGGCTGTCGAAGAGCGCACCCGCGAGCTGTCGGATGCCAACATCATCGTGCAGAACAGCCCGACCATCCTGTATCGGCTGCGCGGCGAGCCGACCTTTCCGCTGATCTACATCTCGCACAACATCACCAAGTTCGGCCACGATCCGGCCAGCCTCATGGCCAACCCGGACTGGGCAGATGTTCTGATCGACCCGGCCGACCGCGCGGGGGTTGCCGATGCAATGGCTCGCGTGCTCGAGAAGGACGCGGAAGGCGCCTCCATCGAATACCGGCTGTGCACAGGCGACGGCACGCGGCGGTGGGTGGAGAACCGCTATGTTCCGGTTCGCGACAAGGAAGGCCGGCTCATCGAGGTCGAGGGCATCGTCATCGACATTACCGAACGCAAGGCGGCGGAAGAGCAGCTGGCGCGGCTCGCGCGCACCGACGGGCTCACCGGCCTTGCAAACCGCGCCACGCTGACCGAACGCCTTCACCAGGCCCATGCGGCTGCACGCAGGGGCTCCATGCCTTTTGCGTTGCACTGCCTTGACCTGGACCACTTCAAACCGGTCAATGACACCTTCGGCCATCCGGCCGGCGACTTGCTGCTGCGCGAGGTGGCCCAGCGCCTGAAGAGCTGCACGCGCGAAACCGACCTGGTGGCCCGCCTGGGCGGCGACGAGTTTGCGGTGCTGCAAAGCGAAATGGGTGAGCCGGCCACCGCGGGCGCACTGGCCGCAAAAATACAGGCGGAGCTTGCGCGCCCCTACATGCTCAACGGCAACGAAGTGCACGTGTCCGCCAGCATCGGTATCTGCCCCTTCATTCAAGGCAGCGAGAGCCCTGACGAAATGCTGGCGCAGGCCGACGCAGCCCTCTACCGGTCGAAGGAAGAGGGACGCAATCAATACCGCTTCCACTCGGAAGAACTCGACCTGGAGGTTCGTGCGCGGGTTGCGCTCGGCGAAGACCTGAAGAAGGCGATTGAGCGCGAAGAGCTGGAGCTCTACTACCAGCCGCAGGTCGAGCTGTCTTCGGGAAAGATCGTGGGAGTGGAAGCGCTGCTGCGCTGGCACCATCCGCAGCAGGGGCTGCTCGACGCCGCGGCCTTCGTGCCGATCGCCGAACGCACGGGCGGCATCGTCCTGCTGGGCCGCTGGGTGTTGGATCAGGCGTGCAGGCAGATGAGCCTGTGGCGCGAACAGGGCGTGGCGCCGCCGCTGGTGGCGATCAACCTGTCGCTCGGACAGCTCAGAAAGGGCGCCGAGCTGGTCCGAGACGTGGTGGACTGCCTTGCGAAGTGGCAACTCGACGCATCCGTTCTGGAGTTCGACGTGACGGAGTCGACGCTGGCCCAGATGACATGGACCCACAACGACGTGCTGCCGCAGTTGCGCGCGCTCGGGGCCCGGATCGCCATCGACGACTTCGGCACCGAATACTCGTCGTTCGAATACCTGCGGACCTACCGCGTCAACCACCTGAAGATTGCGCAGTCGATGCTCAAGAGAGCCATCGACGACCCCGACAGCGCAGCCACGGTGCGCGCCATCATGAACCTGGCGCGGGAGGCGCGGATCGGCATCATCGTCGAGGGCCTGGAGACGGAAGCGCAGCGGGCCTTCCTCGGATCGGCCGGCGCCACGACCCTTGCGCAGGGCTACTACTTCAGCGGCGCCGTGGTCGCCAACGAGGCCGGCGACTTTCTGCGCTCGGGCACCATGGCGCAGAGCGAAAGCAGCAAGGCCGAGAACCTGGAACCTCCGCTTGAAGAGGCTCGCGCATGA
- a CDS encoding extracellular catalytic domain type 1 short-chain-length polyhydroxyalkanoate depolymerase has translation MNPLFAGLMDKAALLTRQGRLGEATEAIQRALRSEAEPRPAASGGSNAPTVDPEIIEVEARVIDREPRAPSPGSAEGTEQWVKGTFAHQGRSIDYMLFVPAPTPERREAPQPLVVMLHGCTQNAADFAAGTRMNEHARACGATVLYPEQTQRANGQKCWNWFKSQHQQRGRGEPALLAALTQHVTQQQHADPCRIYVAGLSAGGAMADVLGHCYPDVYAAVGVHSGLPHGAAHDVASALSAMQRGAAPSFGHGTAPRPPTIVFHGDADKTVHASNGLAVFAGATPVEVKEGQSPSGRRFTRTLYAAPSGYGDSEHWRLHGAGHAWSGGSPQGSYTQPEGVDASREILRFFLGHRLDDSRQGGQPS, from the coding sequence ATGAATCCACTTTTCGCGGGCCTGATGGACAAGGCCGCCCTCCTTACGCGCCAAGGGCGCTTGGGCGAAGCCACCGAGGCCATTCAGCGCGCACTGCGAAGCGAGGCCGAGCCACGGCCGGCAGCGTCCGGCGGATCGAACGCACCCACGGTCGACCCAGAGATCATCGAGGTCGAGGCCCGGGTGATCGACCGGGAGCCACGGGCGCCCTCCCCCGGGTCGGCGGAGGGCACCGAACAATGGGTGAAGGGCACGTTTGCACACCAGGGCCGCAGCATCGACTACATGCTTTTCGTCCCGGCGCCCACCCCAGAGCGGCGGGAGGCGCCGCAGCCGCTGGTCGTGATGCTTCACGGGTGCACCCAGAACGCTGCCGACTTCGCTGCCGGCACGCGCATGAACGAGCACGCACGCGCCTGCGGCGCGACGGTGCTCTATCCCGAACAGACGCAAAGGGCCAATGGCCAGAAATGCTGGAACTGGTTCAAGTCGCAGCATCAGCAACGCGGCCGGGGTGAGCCGGCGCTTCTGGCCGCCCTCACCCAACATGTCACCCAGCAGCAGCACGCTGACCCTTGCAGGATCTACGTGGCAGGCCTGTCTGCGGGGGGCGCGATGGCGGATGTCCTGGGTCATTGCTATCCCGACGTCTACGCTGCGGTGGGCGTGCATTCCGGTCTTCCGCACGGCGCCGCGCATGACGTGGCGTCGGCCTTAAGCGCAATGCAAAGAGGCGCGGCGCCGTCTTTCGGTCATGGGACTGCACCGCGGCCGCCGACCATTGTTTTTCATGGCGATGCAGACAAGACGGTGCATGCCAGCAACGGGCTGGCCGTCTTCGCGGGGGCGACGCCGGTGGAGGTCAAGGAAGGCCAATCCCCGTCGGGGCGGCGCTTCACGCGGACACTCTACGCTGCCCCCAGCGGCTATGGCGATTCCGAGCATTGGCGCCTTCATGGAGCGGGCCACGCATGGTCCGGCGGAAGCCCGCAAGGCAGCTACACCCAGCCCGAAGGTGTCGACGCCAGCCGCGAGATCCTTCGATTCTTCCTTGGGCATCGATTGGACGACAGCCGCCAAGGCGGACAACCCTCCTAA
- a CDS encoding CopG family transcriptional regulator translates to MPSQPLSKPPAAKAPDSEKITINMGFVDLGHVDLLVADGFYSNRTDFIRTAIRSHLASHADVLRQAVSRKMLVLGLQTFSVADLEAARVAGEKLQIRVLGLAVIEPDVSPELASAAIDSLTVLGALHASPAVKAALAGRIR, encoded by the coding sequence ATGCCATCCCAGCCTTTATCAAAGCCTCCTGCCGCCAAAGCGCCGGACTCCGAGAAGATCACGATCAACATGGGCTTCGTCGATCTGGGCCATGTCGACCTGCTCGTGGCGGACGGCTTTTATTCGAATCGCACGGACTTCATCCGTACTGCCATCCGATCGCATCTGGCGTCGCATGCTGACGTGCTGCGCCAAGCGGTGAGCCGAAAGATGCTGGTGCTGGGATTGCAGACCTTTTCGGTCGCCGACCTCGAAGCCGCGCGCGTCGCCGGCGAGAAACTCCAGATTCGGGTACTCGGCTTGGCCGTCATTGAGCCGGATGTCAGTCCCGAGCTCGCCAGTGCAGCCATCGACTCGTTGACAGTGCTCGGTGCACTTCATGCTTCCCCCGCTGTCAAGGCGGCGCTGGCAGGACGCATCCGCTAG
- the nosP gene encoding nitric oxide-sensing protein NosP — protein sequence MVHMDCVRKAHSCTTDPRKAAQEFHAMVSQPGMSLVIFFCSSEYHLDALAEEMKHLFGEVLVVGCTTAGEIGPAGFRDHSLAGASFAGSHFRVVAGQVDHLQQFEVDAGQAFAQSLLHKLMAEGAPADVDNSFALLLIDGLSLREEPVTRAFQTALGRLALLGGSAGDGMKFDKTQVYWDGQFCSDCAVLVLVVSRMPFRIFKTQHIVATEDRLVVTEADASCRVVKEINGLPASQEYARMLGIDASDLNPARFAAWPVVLTIGGTTYVRSIQKANADGSLTFFCAIENGLVLRVAKGVDLLQNLEQAFAEIRAEIGPPQLVLGYDCILRKLEITQSAARERIGEVLQENNTVGFHTYGEQFRGVHVNQTLVGIAFGANAVETSHV from the coding sequence ATGGTGCATATGGATTGCGTACGCAAGGCCCACTCTTGCACGACAGACCCTCGCAAGGCCGCGCAGGAGTTCCATGCCATGGTGTCGCAGCCGGGCATGTCGCTGGTGATCTTCTTCTGCTCCAGCGAATACCACCTGGATGCGCTTGCCGAGGAGATGAAGCATCTGTTCGGCGAAGTCCTGGTGGTGGGCTGCACCACCGCCGGAGAGATCGGACCCGCCGGCTTCCGGGACCACAGTCTCGCGGGGGCGAGCTTTGCCGGCAGCCACTTCAGGGTGGTAGCAGGCCAGGTCGACCATTTGCAGCAATTCGAGGTGGATGCGGGTCAAGCCTTCGCCCAGTCGCTGCTGCACAAGCTGATGGCGGAAGGCGCGCCTGCGGACGTGGACAACAGCTTCGCATTGCTGTTGATCGATGGGCTGTCGCTGCGCGAAGAGCCCGTGACACGAGCATTCCAGACGGCATTGGGCAGGCTTGCGTTGCTCGGTGGATCGGCGGGTGACGGCATGAAGTTCGACAAGACCCAGGTTTATTGGGATGGCCAGTTCTGCTCCGACTGTGCAGTGCTGGTGTTGGTGGTGTCCCGAATGCCGTTTCGGATTTTCAAGACGCAACACATCGTTGCCACTGAAGACAGGCTGGTGGTGACCGAGGCGGACGCCTCTTGCCGCGTCGTCAAGGAAATCAACGGCCTGCCGGCAAGCCAGGAGTACGCGCGGATGCTCGGCATCGACGCGTCCGACCTGAACCCCGCGCGATTCGCGGCCTGGCCGGTGGTGCTGACGATCGGCGGGACCACCTATGTGCGTTCGATCCAGAAAGCGAACGCCGATGGCAGCCTGACTTTTTTCTGCGCCATCGAAAACGGGCTGGTCCTGCGGGTGGCCAAGGGCGTGGATCTGCTGCAGAACCTGGAGCAGGCGTTTGCCGAGATACGGGCCGAGATCGGTCCGCCACAGCTCGTTCTGGGTTACGACTGCATCCTGCGCAAGCTGGAGATCACGCAGAGCGCCGCGAGGGAGCGCATCGGCGAAGTCCTGCAGGAGAACAACACGGTCGGCTTTCACACCTACGGCGAGCAGTTCCGCGGCGTGCACGTCAATCAGACGCTGGTCGGCATTGCGTTCGGCGCGAACGCTGTGGAGACAAGCCATGTCTGA
- a CDS encoding response regulator translates to MELCIFLVEDSPQIRDNLIPALADLGLAQVVGVAESEPEATEWLARHEHAWDIAVVDLFLKKGSGLGVLRWVHPRRRPKQRVVVLSNYATPTTRESCLESGADAVFDKSTQLDEFFDYCQAADRHRTAC, encoded by the coding sequence ATGGAACTGTGCATCTTTCTTGTCGAGGACAGTCCGCAGATTCGAGACAATCTGATTCCCGCCCTGGCCGATCTTGGGCTCGCGCAGGTGGTCGGCGTCGCGGAATCGGAACCGGAAGCAACCGAGTGGCTGGCTCGGCATGAGCATGCGTGGGATATCGCGGTCGTCGACCTTTTCCTGAAGAAAGGATCCGGCCTCGGCGTCTTGCGCTGGGTGCACCCACGACGCCGCCCGAAGCAACGGGTTGTGGTGCTCTCCAACTATGCCACTCCCACGACGCGCGAGAGTTGCCTCGAATCCGGCGCGGATGCGGTGTTTGACAAGTCGACCCAACTCGATGAGTTCTTCGACTACTGCCAAGCCGCGGACAGGCACCGCACCGCCTGCTAG